In a single window of the Pseudorca crassidens isolate mPseCra1 chromosome 9, mPseCra1.hap1, whole genome shotgun sequence genome:
- the ADAMTS8 gene encoding A disintegrin and metalloproteinase with thrombospondin motifs 8, whose amino-acid sequence MSKPGRKYKYEGLGSPLCASRGGEKAGAEDAHAAGAPVARDRLGGRAREQRQRRQPEGPPGNRRRQAPTGHAAGQPPELLLPAGTAAGPPAPARAGPASSIARAAAAAPMPRAAPRWPPLLLLLLLPLLPPPPPPPLARGAPARPGGGGPASALVVPTRLPGGAGELALHLSAFGRDFELRLAPDASFLAPEFKVERLGGSGGAAGGEQELRSCFFSGTVNGEPESLAAVSLCRGLSGSFLLDGEEFTIQPQGAGGSLHQPHRLQRWGPGRAAAAQAQPLPGAPEWEAEKGEGRRQEDDEQGKDEEAEGASEPPPTLGATSRTKRFVSEARFVETLLVADASMAAFYGADLQNHILTLMSVAAHIYKHPSIRNSINLMVVKVLIVEDERWGPEVSDNGGLTLRNFCRWQRRFNQPSDRHPEHFDTAILLTRQNFCGKEGLCDTLGVADIGTICDPSKSCSVIEDEGLQAAYTLAHELGHVLSMPHDDSKPCARLFGPLGKHHMMAPLFVHLNKTLPWSPCSAMYLTELLDGGHGDCLLDAPTSALPLPTGLPGRRALYELDQQCKQIFGLGFRHCPNTSAQDICAQLWCHMDGAEPLCHTKNGSLPWADGTPCGPGSLCLDGSCLPEEEVEKPKAVVDGGWSPWGPWGECSRTCGGGVQFSHRECEDPEPQNGGRYCLGRRAKYQSCHTEECPPDGKSFREQQCEKYNAYNYTDVDGNLLQWVPKYAGVSPRDRCKLFCRARGRSEFKVFEAKVIDGTLCGPETLAICVRGQCVKAGCDHVVDSPRKLDKCGVCGGKGNSCRKVSGSLNPSSYGYNDIVTIPAGATNIDVKQRSHPGIQNDGNYLALKTADGQYLLNGNLAISAVEQDILVKGTILKYSGSITSLERLQSFWPLPEPLTVQLLTAPGELFPPKVKYTFFVPNDVNFSIQSSKERATTNVIQPLLNAQWVLGDWSECSSSCGAGWQRRAVECRDPGGQASATCDEALKPEDAKPCGSQPCAP is encoded by the exons ATGTCAAAGCCGGGAAGGAAGTATAAATACGAAGGGCTCGGCAGCCCACTCTGTGCTTCCcggggtggggagaaggcaggggCGGAGGACGCGCACGCTGCCGGGGCGCCAGTTGCTCGCGATCGGCTGGGCGGGAGGGCGCGGGAGCAGCGGCAGCGCCGCCAGCCGGAGGGGCCGCCCGGGAACCGCCGCCGCCAGGCGCCCACGGGCCACGCGGCCGGCCAACCGCCCGAGCTCCTCCTGCCCGCGGGGACAGCGGCCGGGCCGCCAGCACCTGCCCGCGCCGGGCCCGCTTCCTCCATCGCCCGCGCCGCAGCCGCAGCCCCCATGCCCCGCGCCGCCCCCCGGTGGCCGccgctcctgctgctgctgctgctgccgctgctgccgccgccgccgccgccgccgctcgccCGCGGCGCCCCGGCCAGGCCTGGAGGCGGGGGGCCGGCCTCGGCGCTGGTGGTGCCCACGCGGTTGCCGGGCGGCGCGGGCGAGCTCGCGCTCCACCTGTCCGCCTTCGGCCGCGACTTCGAGCTGCGCCTGGCGCCCGACGCCAGCTTCCTGGCGCCCGAGTTCAAGGTCGAGCGCCTCGGGGGCTCCGGCGGGGCGGCCGGGGGCGAGCAAGAGCTGCGCAGCTGCTTCTTCTCGGGCACGGTGAACGGGGAGCCCGAGTCGCTGGCGGCCGTCAGCCTGTGCCGCGGGCTGAGCGGCTCCTTCCTGCTGGACGGCGAGGAGTTCACCATCCAGCCTCAGGGCGCGGGGGGCTCCTTGCACCAGCCGCACCGCCTGCAGCGCTGGGGGCCCGGGCGCGCAGCCGCCGCCCAAGCCCAGCCCTTGCCGGGAGCGCCCGAGTGGGAGGCGGAGAAGGGAGAGGGTCGGAGGCAGGAGGACGACGAGCAGGGCAAAGACGAGGAGGCGGAAGGCGCCAGCGAGCCGCCGCCGACCCTGGGGGCCACGAGTAGGACCAAGCGGTTTGTGTCTGAGGCTCGCTTCGTGGAAACGCTGCTGGTGGCCGATGCGTCCATGGCTGCTTTCTACGGAGCCGACCTGCAG AACCACATCCTGACGCTGATGTCTGTGGCGGCCCACATCTACAAGCACCCCAGCATCAGGAACTCCATCAACCTGATGGTGGTGAAGGTGCTGATCGTGGAGGATGAGAGATGGGGCCCCGAGGTGTCCGACAACGGCGGGCTGACGCTGCGCAACTTCTGCCGCTGGCAGCGGCGCTTCAACCAGCCCAGCGATCGGCACCCCGAGCACTTCGACACGGCCATCCTGCTCACCAGACAG AACTTCTGCGGGAAGGAGGGCTTGTGTGACACCCTGGGCGTGGCGGACATTGGCACCATCTGTGACCCCAGCAAGAGCTGCTCCGTGATCGAGGACGAGGGCCTGCAGGCGGCCTACACTCTGGCCCACGAGCTCG GGCACGTCCTCAGCATGCCCCACGACGACTCCAAGCCCTGTGCTCGGCTCTTCGGACCCCTGGGCAAGCACCACATGATGGCGCCCCTCTTCGTCCACCTGAACAAGACGCTGCCCTGGTCCCCCTGCAGCGCCATGTACCTCACGGAGCTCCTGGACGGCGGGCACG GAGACTGTCTCCTGGACGCCCCCACCtcggccctgcctctgcccacaGGCCTCCCAGGCCGCAGGGCCCTCTACGAGCTGGACCAACAGTGCAAGCAGATCTTTGGGCTGGGCTTCCGCCACTGCCCCAACACCTCTGCTCAGGACATCTGTGCCCAGCTCTGGTGCCACATGGATGGCGCCGAGCCCCTTTGCCACACGAAGAACGGCAGCCTGCCCTGGGCGGACGGGACGCCTTGCGGGCCCGGGAGCCTCTGCTTGGATGGCAGCTGCCTGCCTGAGGAGGAAGTAGAGAAGCCCAAG GCCGTGGTGGATGGAGGCTGGTCCCCCTGGGGACCCTGGGGAGAATGTTCACGGACCTGCGGAGGAGGAGTACAGTTTTCACACCGCGAGTGCGAGGACCCCGAGCCTCAGAACGGAGGGAGATACTGCCTGGGTCGGAGAGCCAAGTACCAATCGTGCCACACGGAGGAGTGCCCCCCTGATG GGAAAAGCTTCAGGGAGCAGCAGTGTGAGAAGTACAATGCCTACAATTACACGGACGTGGATGGGAACCTGCTGCAGTGGGTCCCCAAGTACGCAGGGGTGTCCCCCCGGGACCGCTGCAAGCTGTTCTGCCGAGCCCGGGGGCGGAGTGAGTTCAAAGTGTTCGAAGCCAAG gTGATCGACGGCACCCTGTGCGGGCCCGAGACTCTGGCCATCTGTGTCCGTGGCCAGTGTGTCAAGGCTGGCTGTGACCACGTGGTGGACTCGCCTAGGAAGCTGGACAAATGCGGCGTGTGCGGCGGCAAAGGCAACTCGTGCAGGAAGGTGTCCGGTTCCCTCAACCCCTCCAG TTATGGCTACAATGACATCGTCACCATCCCAGCCGGCGCCACTAACATCGACGTGAAACAGCGGAGCCACCCAGGGATCCAGAACGACGGCAACTACCTGGCCTTGAAGACCGCCGACGGGCAGTACCTGCTCAATGGAAACCTGGCCATCTCTGCCGTGGAACAGGACATCCTGGTGAAGGGCACCATCCTCAAGTACAGCGGCTCCATCACCTCCCTGGAGCGGCTGCAGAGCTTCTGGCCGCTGCCTGAGCCCCTGACCGTGCAGCTCCTGACAGCCCCTGGGGAGCTCTTTCCCCCCAAAGTCAAGTATACCTTCTTTGTCCCTAACGACGTGAACTTCAGCATACAGAGCAGCAAAGAGAGAGCGACGACCAACGTCATCCAGCCCCTGCTCAACGCGCAGTGGGTCCTGGGAGACTGGTCTGAGTGCTCCAGCAGCTGCGGGGCCGGCTGGCAGCGGCGGGCGGTGGAGTGCCGCGACCCCGGAGGCCAGGCCTCCGCCACCTGCGACGAGGCTCTGAAGCCTGAGGATGCCAAGCCGTGCGGAAGCCAGCCGTGCGCCCCGTGA